One Candidatus Methanomethylicota archaeon DNA segment encodes these proteins:
- a CDS encoding signal peptidase I: MGAKDRRGISKRDIIGYIALIALAIIISRGIYYAAGFILNVPTPFLVVASGSMEPTLKVGDIIIIRGVNPEDLKVGDIIVFNPPQPYYNGVPWVHRIISIQKVGNEIYFKTRGDANAYPDPFTLTKSNIVGVMIGRIPYLGLISLNLWQWLIPAMVIIAIIIVLKIISESGRK; this comes from the coding sequence ATGGGGGCTAAGGATAGAAGGGGGATAAGTAAGAGGGATATAATTGGATACATAGCGCTAATAGCATTGGCAATCATAATCTCGAGAGGGATATATTACGCTGCAGGATTCATTCTAAACGTTCCCACACCATTCCTCGTAGTGGCTTCTGGAAGCATGGAACCAACATTAAAAGTTGGAGATATAATAATCATTAGGGGGGTGAATCCAGAAGACTTGAAGGTTGGGGACATAATAGTATTCAACCCGCCACAACCATACTATAATGGAGTCCCATGGGTTCATAGGATAATAAGCATACAGAAGGTTGGCAATGAAATATACTTTAAAACGAGGGGGGATGCCAATGCATATCCAGACCCATTCACATTAACCAAGAGCAATATAGTTGGCGTAATGATAGGTAGAATACCATACCTAGGCCTCATATCACTAAACCTATGGCAATGGCTTATACCAGCAATGGTGATAATTGCAATAATAATTGTATTGAAGATTATTTCAGAGAGTGGAAGGAAATAG
- a CDS encoding TATA-box-binding protein, with amino-acid sequence MSSKPIVRIENVVASVILNQYIDLEAITKNIPSVDYNPEQFPGLVFRLDKPKTATLIFSSGKMVCTGAKSEKDVKKAIKKIIATLKAKGINIVGKPKITIQNIVASANIKMNINLEKAALTLENVMYEPEQFPGLIYRLNEPKVVLLLFSSGKMVCTGAKKEEQVYEAVKKVTEKLIELKLTY; translated from the coding sequence ATGAGTAGCAAACCCATCGTTAGAATAGAGAACGTAGTTGCATCAGTCATATTAAACCAATACATAGACTTGGAAGCAATAACGAAGAATATTCCATCAGTGGACTACAATCCAGAACAATTCCCAGGACTAGTTTTCAGATTGGATAAACCTAAAACTGCAACCCTCATATTCAGTTCCGGGAAGATGGTATGCACAGGGGCTAAATCGGAGAAGGATGTTAAGAAGGCTATAAAGAAGATAATAGCAACACTTAAAGCTAAGGGGATAAACATTGTTGGAAAACCAAAGATAACAATACAGAACATAGTTGCATCAGCCAATATAAAGATGAACATAAACCTAGAGAAGGCAGCATTAACCCTTGAAAACGTAATGTATGAGCCGGAGCAATTCCCAGGCCTAATATACAGGTTGAATGAACCTAAAGTTGTGCTACTACTATTCAGTTCCGGGAAGATGGTATGCACTGGAGCAAAGAAGGAGGAGCAAGTCTACGAAGCAGTGAAGAAGGTTACAGAAAAACTCATCGAATTGAAGTTAACCTACTAG
- the pyrE gene encoding orotate phosphoribosyltransferase: MRVLLDWASLKRGLAEDIVKRLFKLNAILFGEFTLTSGLKSPYYIDLRVIPSYPDDFIRVCDAYYEILANEVGSFDRIAGVPTAGIPFATMLAYRFRKPLIYVRKEVERGHGRGRIVEGVLNVNDRVVMIDDVATTGESLMLTAQSIISMGGRVEDAVVLVDREQGAEAKLMKMGIKLHSLIKISDAARILLDHGLISGELYNKILSYVRGVG; this comes from the coding sequence GCTTCTTTGAAGAGGGGGTTGGCTGAGGATATTGTTAAGAGGCTTTTTAAGCTTAATGCAATACTTTTCGGCGAATTCACATTAACTTCCGGTTTGAAGAGTCCATACTACATTGATTTGAGGGTTATCCCATCATATCCAGATGATTTCATAAGGGTTTGTGATGCATATTATGAAATTTTAGCCAATGAGGTTGGATCCTTTGATAGGATTGCAGGGGTCCCCACAGCAGGCATCCCCTTTGCAACTATGCTTGCATATAGGTTTAGGAAGCCATTGATATATGTGAGGAAGGAGGTTGAGAGGGGGCATGGTAGGGGTAGGATTGTTGAGGGGGTTTTGAATGTCAATGATAGGGTTGTAATGATAGATGATGTTGCCACAACTGGTGAGAGCCTTATGCTTACAGCTCAATCCATAATATCCATGGGTGGTAGGGTTGAGGATGCTGTGGTTTTGGTGGATAGGGAGCAGGGGGCTGAAGCCAAATTGATGAAGATGGGGATTAAGCTCCATAGCCTCATCAAGATTTCAGATGCTGCTAGAATCCTCCTCGATCACGGCTTAATTAGCGGTGAATTGTACAATAAAATATTGAGTTATGTTAGGGGGGTTGGCTAG